In Xanthomonas fragariae, the genomic window ACCGCCTGCAAGGGATTGGTCGTGGGTGCGCGCAGCTTCCCGGGCAACCCGTACGACGGCGATACCTTGGCCGAGCAGCTGGAGCAGACACGCGGGTTGCTGCAGGATGTGAGCGTAGAACCGACGGTGGCGATCGTGGACCTGGGCGATCGCGGGCGCGAGGTCGATGGCGTGCAGGTCCTGCATCGCGGCAAGGCCAAGACGCTGACGCGACGGCAATGGCGCTGGATCAAGCGACGGCAGGCGGTGGAGCCGGTGATCGGACATCTGAAAGACGACTGCCGGTTGCGTCGCTGCAGGCTGAAAGGTGCCCAAGGCGATGCGCTGCACGTGCTCGGCTGCGCGGCCGGCTACAACCTGCGTTGGCTGCTGCGCTGGATCGCGTTTTTGCGTGTCTGGATGCGGGCGATGGGATGGTCATCCTTGAGTACCGCGCCGCTGTCACCGACGGCACTTGGCGCTTGACGGGGATTTTTCAGGGACGACTAAATAAAAAATATTTTGATTATATTGGTGGTGTTATTCTCGGCGTCTACGGGAAGATTGGGCATGCCAAGGGGAGTTTCGCTCTTTTAAAGGTCTTGGCGAGCATCGCAGAGTTAGGTGTTCCTTTCAAATTTTTATTCATGCCTACCGGTAGCTCTCACTTATTAGATCGTTTTTTTAAGGGTGTGATTGCAAATCCAGCGTTGGCTGCGCGGAGCTGGTATGTGCCTCCCTGTGCGCCCTGGAAGGTTCCGCGTTTTTTAGATTGATGTGATGTTGTTTTCTTTCTTGAGAACAATTCTGATGTATTATATCACCGCTCCAGAATTCCTCGCGAAATTTTGGCGCGCTCTAAATGTTGTGTGATGCCTCGAAAAATTTCAGTTGGAACGCGTATTTATGATTTTCTAATCGATTCGGAGAATATAATTTTCGTTGACGGTGTGAATAATTTCGATCAACTTAAGAGTGTGGTTCTGCGTATTTTAAAGGGCGGGGAGTTGAGGAAAAATATTTTTCTGTTAGCGCGCGGTGCTTCCGATGCCATAGAGCGTGGTCTCAGCTCCCAGCGTTCTTTGGTTGATGTGGTTAAGAAGTTGGTGAATGAGCAAGCGAGGGTATGACTGGCGAGTGCATTTGTTAATTTTATTTGCAATAATTTTTGTGAGGTGCGATGATTAAAGGCTGTGAGTATTATTATGGTGGTTAGACCCCACCCCCTATGAAGCATATCCGCAACTTCTCCATCATTGCCCACGTCGACCATGGCAAATCCACCCTGGCCGACCGGATCATCCAGCTGTGCGGCGGCCTGCAGGCGCGCGAGATGGAGGCCCAGGTGCTCGACTCCAACCCGATCGAACGCGAACGCGGCATCACCATCAAGGCGCAGTCGGTGTCCTTGCCGTATACGGCAAAGGACGGGCAGGTCTACCACCTCAACTTCATTGACACCCCCGGGCATGTCGACTTCTCTTATGAAGTCAGCCGCTCGCTGGCGGCCTGCGAAGGCGCGCTATTGGTGGTGGATGCCGCGCAAGGCGTGGAGGCGCAATCGGTCGCCAACTGCTACACCGCCGTCGAGCAGGGTCTGGAAGTGGTGCCGGTGATCAACAAGATCGACCTGCCGACCGCCGACATCGAGCGCGCCAAGGCGGAGATCGAAGCGGTGATCGGCATCGACGCCGAAGACGCGGTGGCGGTCAGCGCCAAGACCGGCTTCAACGTCGATCTGGTGTTGGAGGCGATCGTACAGCGTATTCCGCCGCCCACCCCGCGCGACACCGACAAGCTGCAAGCGCTGATCATCGATTCCTGGTTCGACAACTACCTGGGGGTTGTCTCGTTGGTGCGCGTGATGCAAGGCGAGATCAAGCCAGGGAGCAAGATCCTGGTGATGTCCACCGGCCGCACCCATCTGGTCGACAAGGTCGGCGTGTTCACGCCCAAGCGCAAGGAGCTTGCTGCACTGGGTGCCGGCGAAGTCGGCTGGATCAATGCCTCGATCAAGGACGTGCATGGCGCACCGGTCGGCGACACCTTGACCCTGGCCGCCGATCCTGCCCCGCATGCGCTGCCCGGTTTCCAGGAAATGCAGCCGCGCGTGTTCGCCGGTCTGTTCCCGGTCGATGCCGAGGACTATCCAGACCTGCGCGAAGCGTTGGACAAACTGCGCTTGAACGATGCGGCGCTGCGCTTCGAGCCGGAAAGTTCCGAGGCGATGGGCTTCGGCTTCCGCTGCGGCTTTCTGGGCATGCTGCACATGGAAATCGTGCAGGAGCGTCTGGAGCGCGAGTACAACCTCAATCTGATCTCGACCGCACCGACCGTGGTCTACGAGGTGCTCAAGACCGACGGCAGCATCATCCCGATGGACAACCCGTCCAAACTGCCGCCGCTGAACAATGTTGAGGAGATTCGCGAACCGATCATTCGCGCCAATATCCTTACCCCGCCCGATTACGTCGGCAACATCATCACTTTGTGCGAAGAAAAACGCGGCAGCCAGATCGGCATCAACTACCTGGGTAGTCAGGTGCAGATCAGCTACGAGTTGCCGATGGCCGAAGTGGTGCTGGATTTCTTCGACAAGCTCAAGTCGGTCTCGCGTGGTTACGCCTCGCTGGACTATCATTTTCTGCGTTTCGATGCCGGCCCGTTCGTGCGTGTGGACACACTGATCAATGGCGATAAGGTCGATGCACTGAGCATCATCGTGCACCGCAGTTATGCCGATCGACGTGGCCGCGAGCTGTGCGAAAAGATGAAGGAGCTGATTCCGCGGCAGATGTTCGACGTGGCGATCCAGGCCGCCGTCGGCTCGCAGATCATCTCGCGCTCCACGGTCAAGGCAATGCGCAAGAACGTGTTGGCCAAGTGCTATGGTGGCGACGTTTCGCGCAAGAAAAAGCTGCTGGAAAAACAGAAAGAAGGCAAGAAGCGCATGAAGCAGGTCGGCCGCGTGGAGATTCCGCAGGAAGCCTTCCTGGCTGTTCTGCAGATGGATAAGTAGCAGGGATTTGGGAGTCGTGATTCGGGATTGGCAACGACACGCCGGCCCTGACGTTTTTGCGAATCCTCAATCTCCAATCCCGAATCCCGTTCGTAAGGAAAATTAATGAAATGGTTTGAAATCGCCCTGGTTGTCTTGACGCTGGGCACCGGCTTGATCTGGCTGCTGGACACGTTGTTTCTGGCCAGGCGTCGCGCTGCACGCGCCGGTCTGCTGGACAGCGAACCGGCGATCATCGACTACTCGCGTGCGTTCTTTCCGGTGCTGGCAGTGGTGCTGATCCTGCGCAGTTTCGTGGCCGAGCCTTACAAGATTCCGTCCAGTTCGATGATGCCGAATCTGCTGATCGGCGACTTCATCCTGGTCAACAAGTTCGCTTACGGTTTCCGTTTGCCGATCACCAACACCAAGTTCTTTCCGACCGGCGAGCCGAAGCGTGGCGACGTGGTGGTGTTCAAGCCGCCGCATGCGCCCGACCAGAACTGGATCAAGCGCGTGGTGGGTCTGCCGGGCGACAAGATCGGTTTCCATGGCGATACGCTATACATCAACGACAAGCCGATGCGTTATACGGTCAAGGGCGAGTACATCGGCAAGGCCAGGGGCGCCGAGATGACCGGTACCACGTTGCTGGTCGAGGACCTGCCGGGTCGCACGCACACCGTGCTGGAATGGGTCGATCGCAACATGCCGGCCGGGCAGGGCAACTGGACCGTGCCGGCGGACAGCTATTTCGTGATGGGGGATAATCGCGACAACAGCGAAGACAGCCGGTTCTGGACCCAGACGCACTTTCTGCCCGAGGCCAATCTGCGCGGCAAGGCGTTCCTGATTTGGCTCAATTGCGAAGGGTGGTTCTGTAAGGGGAGTTTTGATCAGTCTCGGATCGGAACCAGGATTCAGTGATGCACGCGGGGCGTGCCTGGGGACACACAATGAAGCGCAAGCAAAGCGGTATGACGTTGACATCGTTCGTGGTGGTGCTGGCGGTGGTGGGGTTTGGCCTGTATCTCGGGATGAAGCTGTTTCCGATGTATCAGGAGTACTACGCGGTAAGTACGTCGATGAAGGGCCTCGCCAACGAAGCTGGTAGTGCCGACATGGATCCGTCCAAGTTGCAGGACATGTTTTTCAAGCGGCTCGATATCAATTCGTCCGAAAGCGTCAAGCGTGAGAACATCAAGTTCGAGCGGCTCGAAAGCGGTTGGCGCATGAAGGTCAACTACGAAGTGCGCCGCGAATTGATCGGCAATCTGGATATCGTTGGCAAATTCGACACGTCCCAGGACATGACGGGGCGTAGTGGCAAATAGGAGCTTTCAGCGTGGCGATCCGATCGGGCATGCGTTTGCCGATCCGGCTCTGCTTGCCCAGGCGCTGCGTCATCGTAGCGCCGGGACGCCGCATAACGAGCGACTGGAATTTCTCGGCGACGGCATCGTCAACCTGTTGATCGCCGAGGCGTTGTATCGGCGCTGGCCCAAGGCCGACGAAGGCGCATTGACCCGCGCCCGTGCCGAGCTCGTCCGCGAAGGGGCGCTGGCGGTGATCGGCCGTACCCTCAATCTGGGCGAGCGGCTGACTCTGGGCCCGGGCGAGCTGAAATCCGGTGGACATCGGCGCGACTCGATTCTGGCCGATGCAGTCGAGGCGATCGTCGCGGCCATCTATCTGGACTGTGGTTTCGAGCGCTGCCGCGAGGTGGTGCTGCCGTGGTTCGAGACCTCGCTGGCCGCGCTGCCGGTCGGCAAGGCAGAAAAAGATCCCAAAACCCGGCTGCAGGAATGGCTGCAGGCGCGGCAACTTCCGCTGCCCAATTACGCTCTGATCAGCGAGAGCGGCGACGAACATGCCAAGCAGTTCCATGTCGCCTGCATTCTTGAGCAGCCCGTTGCCCGCGCCGAGGGCCAGGGCACCTCGCGTCGCCTTGCCGAGCAACAGGCCGCGACTCTTGTCATAGCACAACTGGATTCAAACACGTGAGCGAAACGTCTTCCCCCCACCGCAGCGGCAGCGTTGCGGTGATTGGCCGGCCCAACGTCGGCAAATCCACCCTGACCAATGCCCTGGTGGGCGCGAAGGTCAGCATTGTGTCCAACCGGCCGCAGACCACGCGCCATCGGTTGTTGGGCATTGCTACCTTTCCTGAGGGGCAGCTGGTGCTGGTCGATACGCCCGGATTGCATCGCGAGCAGAAGCGAGCGATGAACCGGGTGATGAATCGTGCCGCGCGCGGCTCGCTAGAGGGCGTGGACGCGGCAGTGCAGGTGATCGAAGCCGGCCGTTGGGACGATGAAGACACGCTGGCCTTCAAGGTTCTCAGCGATGCCAGGGTGCCGGTGGTGCTGGTGGTCAACAAAGTCGACCGACTCAAGGACAAAACCGTGCTGTTGCCGTTCCTGGCCCAGGTCAGCGAAGGCCGCACATTCGCCGCGGTGCATCCGGTCTCTGCGCTCAAGCGCAAGGGCCTGAAAGCGCTGGTCGACGACCTGCTCAAGCTGGTGCCTGAGGCCGAAGCGATGTTCGGTGAGGACGAAATCACCGATCGCAGTCAGCGTTTTCTGGCCGGCGAACTGGTGCGTGAGCAGTTGATGCGCCAGCTCGGCGAAGAACTGCCGTATGCCACCACCGTTGAAATCGAACGGTTTGCCGAAGACGGCGCGCTGCTGCGGATCG contains:
- the lepB gene encoding signal peptidase I translates to MKWFEIALVVLTLGTGLIWLLDTLFLARRRAARAGLLDSEPAIIDYSRAFFPVLAVVLILRSFVAEPYKIPSSSMMPNLLIGDFILVNKFAYGFRLPITNTKFFPTGEPKRGDVVVFKPPHAPDQNWIKRVVGLPGDKIGFHGDTLYINDKPMRYTVKGEYIGKARGAEMTGTTLLVEDLPGRTHTVLEWVDRNMPAGQGNWTVPADSYFVMGDNRDNSEDSRFWTQTHFLPEANLRGKAFLIWLNCEGWFCKGSFDQSRIGTRIQ
- the lepA gene encoding translation elongation factor 4 produces the protein MKHIRNFSIIAHVDHGKSTLADRIIQLCGGLQAREMEAQVLDSNPIERERGITIKAQSVSLPYTAKDGQVYHLNFIDTPGHVDFSYEVSRSLAACEGALLVVDAAQGVEAQSVANCYTAVEQGLEVVPVINKIDLPTADIERAKAEIEAVIGIDAEDAVAVSAKTGFNVDLVLEAIVQRIPPPTPRDTDKLQALIIDSWFDNYLGVVSLVRVMQGEIKPGSKILVMSTGRTHLVDKVGVFTPKRKELAALGAGEVGWINASIKDVHGAPVGDTLTLAADPAPHALPGFQEMQPRVFAGLFPVDAEDYPDLREALDKLRLNDAALRFEPESSEAMGFGFRCGFLGMLHMEIVQERLEREYNLNLISTAPTVVYEVLKTDGSIIPMDNPSKLPPLNNVEEIREPIIRANILTPPDYVGNIITLCEEKRGSQIGINYLGSQVQISYELPMAEVVLDFFDKLKSVSRGYASLDYHFLRFDAGPFVRVDTLINGDKVDALSIIVHRSYADRRGRELCEKMKELIPRQMFDVAIQAAVGSQIISRSTVKAMRKNVLAKCYGGDVSRKKKLLEKQKEGKKRMKQVGRVEIPQEAFLAVLQMDK
- the rnc gene encoding ribonuclease III; this translates as MANRSFQRGDPIGHAFADPALLAQALRHRSAGTPHNERLEFLGDGIVNLLIAEALYRRWPKADEGALTRARAELVREGALAVIGRTLNLGERLTLGPGELKSGGHRRDSILADAVEAIVAAIYLDCGFERCREVVLPWFETSLAALPVGKAEKDPKTRLQEWLQARQLPLPNYALISESGDEHAKQFHVACILEQPVARAEGQGTSRRLAEQQAATLVIAQLDSNT
- the era gene encoding GTPase Era, with amino-acid sequence MSETSSPHRSGSVAVIGRPNVGKSTLTNALVGAKVSIVSNRPQTTRHRLLGIATFPEGQLVLVDTPGLHREQKRAMNRVMNRAARGSLEGVDAAVQVIEAGRWDDEDTLAFKVLSDARVPVVLVVNKVDRLKDKTVLLPFLAQVSEGRTFAAVHPVSALKRKGLKALVDDLLKLVPEAEAMFGEDEITDRSQRFLAGELVREQLMRQLGEELPYATTVEIERFAEDGALLRIGAVIWVEREGQKAIVIGKGGTRLKDIGGKARLQMERLFGAKVFLETWVRVREGWSDDEAVLKAFGYE
- a CDS encoding DUF4845 domain-containing protein, which codes for MHAGRAWGHTMKRKQSGMTLTSFVVVLAVVGFGLYLGMKLFPMYQEYYAVSTSMKGLANEAGSADMDPSKLQDMFFKRLDINSSESVKRENIKFERLESGWRMKVNYEVRRELIGNLDIVGKFDTSQDMTGRSGK